The window TTGACCCGGTGCGTAGAATCCCCAACCTCCTGAGCGGGTATTTTGGGGCCATGTGTCGCCGTAAAAGTTATTCTCATCCATTCCATAAACCCAGCGACCGTCATGGAACTCAGCGACACGATATCCCGGACCAAGTTGCGCCTCGCAATATGCATTGACATCATCCAGGGTGGCGAACGCATTGCCCTGCACAGGTGTTGTCAATTCGGCAGTTCCCTCAACCCAACCTGTATAATATTCTTTATTCATACCGCCACCAGCAGGAGGAGGTTCATAAGGCGGTCGAGTTGAACCATCCACTTGCACGCACAGCACCGGTAATAGGACCGAACAAGAGCTATCGCCCTGATAAGGATTACAAGGACCTCGATTCGGACCAATTTCGCCATAACAATCCACCTTGGTGATATCAAGGTCAGCATTATAGCTGTAAACTCCCCAAGTCATCCCATTTCTGGATGTATGCGGTGTAAAACTGGCCGTAACCTCACAGTCTTCGCTGATAGGAGCAGTGGTGTAGGTGCTGCCGCTCAGAATTCCGCCGCAGCCTTCCACTTTGTCTACGATATAGCCTGAGTCAGACAACACCGTAAAGGTCATGGTTGCTCCATGATTCACTGTCTGCGGGGTGTCCGGGCTGATGCTACCACCGGTGCCTGCCGAGGGAGTAACGACATATGAATCAGAATCCGGCCAAATAATCTGCACAGGACTTTCTCTCCACGCTGTCCCGTCGCCGAGCTGGCCTGTAGCGTTATCTCCCCACGTCCAGAGACTGCCATCCATTTTCAATGCAACGGTATAGTCTCTTCCCGCGATCACAGTCTGCCAGTCTGTATCTGTTCCGATCTGAACAGCACTGTTTCTCTGCATTGTTGTCCCGTCGCCTAATTGTCCGCTATCATTGAAACCCCACGCCCAAAGGGTGCCGTCGGTCTTTAAGGCAACAGTATGATCACCTCCAGCCGCCACAGCCTGCCAATCTGTATCTGTACCCATTTGTACAGGACTGTTTCTGTTATCTGTGGTTCCGTCACCGAGCTGACCGTACTTATTAAATCCCCACGCCCAAAGACTGCCGTCGGTCTTCAAGGCAACAGTATGCCAATCTCCAACCTCTACGGTATGCCAATCAGTGTCTGTGCCGACCCGCACCGGACTGTTCTTCTGTGTTGTTGTCCCGTCACCGAGCTGACCAGCACCATTGTGTCCCCAAGCATAGAGACTGCCGTCGGTCTTCAAAGCTACAGTATGCACATATCCAGCAGTTACCTCTTCCCAGTCATTATCTTCACCGATATGAACAGGATTATTCCTCTGTGTGGTCGATCCGTCGCCGAGCTGACCGGAACTGTTGTATCCCCAAGCCCAGAGGGTACGATCACTCATCAAGGCAACAGTATAATACTGTCCGGCAGAGACAAGTTGCCAATCAATATCTGTGCCAATCTGAACAGGGGTATATCTAGTGCTTATTATTCCATCACCAAGTTGGCCATAGTTGTTAGAACCCCACGCCCAGAGACTACCGTCGCTCTTCAAGCCAACGGTATGAAACCATCCGGCGGTTACAATATGCCAATCAATATCAATTCCGATCTGAACAGGACTGCTTTTGCCGTTTCCACTCCCGTCACCAAGTCGACCAACTCCACCAGATCCCCACGCCCAGAGACTATCATCCGTTTTCAAGGCAATGGTATGCCAAATCCCAGCTGCCATATTCTTCCAATCGGTATCTGAACCGATATGAACAGGGCTGGTTTTATTACCTCCAGTCCCATCACCGAGCTGACCGGAAGAGTTCCATCCCCAAGCCCAGAAGCTACCGTCGCTCTTCAAAGCGACAGTGTGATAACTTGTGGCAGCCACCATCTGCCAGTCAACATCCGAGCCTATTTGAATAGGGCTACTTTCGCTGTCGCCTACAGTGCCGTTACCAAGTTGACAGTAAATATTATTTCCCCAAGTCCAAATACTACCGTCTGTCTTCAAGGCCGCGATGTGATAAGTTCCGGCAGAAACAGCCCGCCAATCAGCATCTGTGCCTATTTGAACAGGATTAATTTTGTTGCTTCTTGTCACGTTTCCAAGTGTGCTGTAACCATTAAATCCCCAACCCCAGAGACTGTTATCGTTCTTTAAGGCCAAAGTATAACTTTCCCCGGCTACCACCATCCGCCAGTCAGTTTCCCCGTTAATCTGAACAGGTGTGCTTCTATTATCTGTGCTTCCATCTCCAAGCTGACCGTAGCTATTTCTTCCCCACGCCCATAGGCGACCATCTGCTTTCAGAGCTACTGTGTGGCCGTATCCAGCGGTGATATTCTGCCAAGGGGTATCATCAGTATCAATCCGCATCGGATTGTTTTGATTATCCGTGGTCCCAGAGCCAAGCTGACCATAATAATTCCATCCCCACGCCCACAGGCTACCATCTGTCTTCAAGGCTAAGGTATGATGCTTTCCGGCAGCAATATCCTGCCAGTCAGTATCAACGCCGATACGCACCGGACTATTTTTCTGTGCAGTTGCTCCGCTGCTCCCATCGCCGAGTTGACCGTACCAGTTATATCCCCAAGCCCAGAGGCTACCGTCTGTCTTCATGGCAACAGTGTGAGAATACCCAGCAGCAACTTTCTGCCAGTCTGACTCCGTGCCAATTTGCACCGGACTGTTCTTATTGAGCTTCGTTCCATCACCAAGCTGGCCATAATCATTATTTCCCCAGGCCCAGAGACTGCCGTCACTTTTGATGATGACAGTATGGTGTGATCCAGTAGCTACTTTTTCAACCTCAGCCCATGCCCCGCTTGCCCCCAAATGCAGGGTGAACAAACAAACCACCGGGACAAGCAATAGCATTTTCCAACAGGCCATATCCGATACCATCCATCCGTTAAACCACAATCGTTTTTTCATAGCTAATCCTCCTTCTTATAACGTTTACAAAACGAGCAAAGACTCCGCAAAATCCTGCCCACCTCCTCCATCCTTTTCCACAACCCGAAAAGAACTGACAGACATAACTCGGCAAAAAGCAGACCATGATTTAAAAAATTTAACCTCACTTAATAAAAAGTACAAAATGCTATACAAAACCAATAAGGTACAAAAAGAGCAGTTCAATCATATCGAGTGCAACAAAGAAGAATTCTGAGAGGAGATCCCAGGAAGGCAAAACAAAAAAACGTCACCAAGTGACATTTTTACGTCAAAACAACGAGATAAGAATAATTATTGAAATTAACAAAAAAGCAGGCTAGTATTTTACTCTTAAAAAACAGGATGAAAATGAATCGGCAGCAGGAAAGAAGTGCCGGGAGAGAACTCAAATCACGGGGTGAAGAATGCTGGGAAAAGTTTTTTGGGGAATGGTGATTCTGCTCTTTATCGCAATATTAGTCATTCCATTTATCCTGCCCTCTTATTATGCAAACCAAGCAGACGCTCAGTATAATAATGAGCAGTATTATGATGAGAACTATGAAAGCGAGGGAGATAACGGGGACGACATTGACATCGATTTCAAAAAACGCCGCAAGAAGACCTCCACAGGAGGCTTCTTTTCAAAAAGCGTCCGATCCTCAGGCGGTTCCCGTAGCTTCAGCAGCGGCAAATAATCAGCATTCATGCCTTCCAACCAACTCCGCCTGACCCGATCGCGGGCAGCGGTCCTGCAAATTTCCGTGCTGGTGGTCGCGCTGTGCGGCATTGTCTACGAGCTGCTCATCGCCACGGTGTCTTCCTACCTGCTCGGTGATTCAGTCCGCCAATTTTCCATCACCATTGGTTTGTTCATGGCGGCAATGGGTCTTGGTGCTTATATCACCCGCTTTGTGAACAGCCACCTCATTGCCCGCTTTGTTATCATCGAAATTTTAGTGGCCCTGATTGGTGGCCTTTCCACGGTCATTCTTTTCCTGGTCTTCCCCTGGTCAGGATTTTATCAACCCACTATGTACGGGTTGATCATTACCATCGGCACTCTAGTGGGTATGGAAATTCCCCTGCTGACCCGAGTACTCAGCGAAAGCGGGGATATCCGCCGTTCCATCGCTGATGTCCTTTCCCTGGATTACGTGGGTGCGCTGATCGGCTCTGTTGCCTTTCCGTTGTTCCTCTTGCCCTTTCTTGGCCTGTTCCGGGCGAGCTTTGTTATAGGCTTTTTCAATGCCGGGGTGGCGCTCTTCAACGTTGCGGTCTTTTCTGCTCTCCTCCGTTTTCCGCGACGATATGCGGCCTTGGCTCTACTGACCTGTGCCATGCTCATCTCGGTACTGGTGACCAGCGAACAGATTACTGCCTTTGCCGAAGGTCAGCTCTATGCCGACCGCATTATCTTCTCGGAGCAGACCCCGTACCAGAAGATTGTCCTGACCAGGGAAGCAGGAAACGACCGCCATCGCCTCTACCTTGACGGTCATATCCAATTTGCCGAATCCGATGAATACCGCTATCATGAGGCCTTGGTGCATCCTGTGCTCTCTGCGCCAGGCCCTCGGAAAGAGGTACTCATCCTTGGCGGCGGGGACGGTCTGGCGGTGCGGGAAATCCTGAAATACCAAGATGTGGAGCGCATCACCTTGGTGGATATTGATCCAGCTATCACCAGGATCTGTTCCACCCTGGCCCCGATTACTCGCCTGAATCAAGGAGCCCTGCAAGATCCTCGGGTACGAATCCGCAATGAGGATGCCTTTGCCTTTCTTCGCCAAAGCAAAGAGGTCTTTGATCGGGTTATTATCGATCTACCAGACCCTCATAACGAGGCTTTGAGCAAGCTCTACAGCGTAGAATTCTATACTCTGCTGTCCCGGAGATTAGCACCGAGCGGTTTAGCAGTCAGTCAGTCCACCTCTCCCCTGATGACGAAAGAAACCTTCTGGGCTGTCGGTGAAACCATGCATAGTGCGGGTTACGATGTCCTACGCTACCAGGTCAATGTCCCCTCTTTTTCCGGGGACTGGGGCTTCACCCTTGCTGCCCGCCCAGGCTTTCTGCCAACCAGCTTTCTCATCCCGGAAAACAAAACCCGCTTCCTCACCAGCCGACTCATGGAAGCGGCCACCGTTTTTGCCAAGGATGAACAGGTGCAATCAGCCCTGACCAATTCTATTTTTGAACCCAAACTCTATCTGACCTACAACCGGGAAGCAGCCCGTTGGTAAATCATTTTACGAGGAGGAGCATGTCATGATCAACTTCACAGAAACCGCTGAGCTCTATTACGGTATGCTGTATATCATCTTGGGAATTGCCGTCCTGGCACTCAGTAAAGTCATCGTCAACCTGATGAGCCCATATAAAATCAACAAGGAGCTGGTCCATTCCGATAACCAGGCCCTGGGCGTGACCTTGGCTGGTTATTACGCAGGAGTAGTGATCATCTTCCTGGGGGCAGTTATCGGGGAGAACGAAGCGGAGACCGCAACTTTTGGGAGTCTCTTTCTTGAAGCTGTGATTGATTTAGGCTACGCAGTGTTTGGCATCTTTGCTCTGAATCTCTGCCGTAAGGTGGTAGACATGGCCATCCTCTATAAATTCAGTACGGTGAAGGAGATTATCACTGATCGCAATATCGGTACCGGCGCAGTAGAGGCAGGAGCCATGATCGCAACGGCCCTGATGATTGCCGGTGCGATCAATGGTGCAGGATCTCTTCTCTCCACCCTGGTCTTCTTTGTCCTTGGTATGGGCCTGCTCATCCTGTTCAGCCATTTTCACGCCTTCCTTACGCCCTATGATGACCATGACGAGATTGAGAAGGACAACGTGGCTGCTGGCGCTTATCTCGGCTTTTCCCTGGTGGCCCTCGGTATTATCGTGCTCAAGGCTACAGCCGGGGACTTCATCAGCTGGGGCTATAACCTCTCCTGGTTTGCCGGTTATGCTATTATCGGTTTTCTCGGATTGGCGGTCTTACAGAAGCTGATCCTGACCGTCTTCCTGCCTGGCGCCAATATTGAGGAAGAAATCAGCCGAGACCGCAACATGAACATCGCCTGGATAGGTGGTACCATGAGCATCGGTGTTGCGGCGCTGATTTTCTTTCTGCTGTAAGAGATATGGAGTTAGGAAAAGACCTGCAAATGGCAGAAGGCACGGTGTTCCATGCCGCGCTCTCCTTCACTAATGTGGGAGCGGACCTCGGTGATAAGAAGCTCCTGCAAAAGGTGGCAGAACGTATCGTGGAGCATTTCCGTCTGGATGTGGTGGATGTACATTGGCATTATTACTCGCCTATCGGCATCACGGGAGTCTATGTGCTCCAGCAATCCAGCCTGACCCTCCATACCTGGCCGGAATTCAACAAGCTGGTGATTGACGTCACCACCTGTGGCGCTGAGGTGGATCTGGAGATTATTCTGCCAGAGTTAAAGGCAGAGCTGGCTACGGATACGGTGCGGCTTTCTGCTGAGGTCCTATAGAACCGCCTGTTCCTTCAATGACCTCCATCACAGGAACCACCTTTATTGACAAAGGAATTTTCACCAATTATAATGTGCACTTAATTCTTCTTATAGAAGATCGGGATGCTCAATCTAGCACCAAAAAGGATCTACTTATTATCACTGGTAGTCCAAGATATGAATAAGAAATGTATTCAAAATGGATAATGCCATAGAAGGAGGCATATTGTGAGTATAAAGTTGACTACAATTAAAAGGCTCTTTGCAGCATCTTCTAATCAATGCGCATTTCCAAAATGTACCGCCCCGATCATTGTGGATGGAATTGTAGTCGGTGAAATGTGCCATATTAAAGCTCGCCGGAAAAATGGCCCTCGTTATGACGCAACCCTTTCGGCTGCCGATAAAGATGGTTATGACAATCTTCTGCTTCTTTGTGAAACTTGTCACAAACTCATAGACGCTAATCCTGAACGGTATTCATCCGAAGTTCTTACGAAATTAAAACATCAACACGAAGAAAGTGGAATCTGTGAAATCACCCCTCAACAGGCTCATGATGCTCAGTTGCTTCTTCAAGCATTCACAAAACAATCCAGGACTTCCGCAAAAGCAACTGGCCAAGGGGTTGCAATTGCAATTAATGGTGATGTAAAGGCACCCATCACTGTTAACCAAGCAGCATCGCGAAAGCCACCAACCAGTAAATATCCAAAAAATGCAATCGGTGCAGATGCAAATATGGCTGGTTACGTAGATTATCTGTTTGGACTAGGAATCGACTACTGGAAAAACACGCCGAATATGACGGCTGGGCGTCTTGGGAAGAAAATAAAAACGAAATTTCGTCTCAAGACCAGAACAAGGAATCATATCTCGGTTGAGCGCTTTCAAGAATTGGTTAATTTCATAATCAACGACATTTTAAAGCCATCTCCTGTCGGAAAAAGACATTTGAGAGAAGGAACAAAGCTTTGTAGAACTTTCAGTGAATGGCGCTATGGCTCAATGTAGTCTATAAAATA is drawn from Candidatus Electrothrix aestuarii and contains these coding sequences:
- a CDS encoding polyamine aminopropyltransferase; amino-acid sequence: MPSNQLRLTRSRAAVLQISVLVVALCGIVYELLIATVSSYLLGDSVRQFSITIGLFMAAMGLGAYITRFVNSHLIARFVIIEILVALIGGLSTVILFLVFPWSGFYQPTMYGLIITIGTLVGMEIPLLTRVLSESGDIRRSIADVLSLDYVGALIGSVAFPLFLLPFLGLFRASFVIGFFNAGVALFNVAVFSALLRFPRRYAALALLTCAMLISVLVTSEQITAFAEGQLYADRIIFSEQTPYQKIVLTREAGNDRHRLYLDGHIQFAESDEYRYHEALVHPVLSAPGPRKEVLILGGGDGLAVREILKYQDVERITLVDIDPAITRICSTLAPITRLNQGALQDPRVRIRNEDAFAFLRQSKEVFDRVIIDLPDPHNEALSKLYSVEFYTLLSRRLAPSGLAVSQSTSPLMTKETFWAVGETMHSAGYDVLRYQVNVPSFSGDWGFTLAARPGFLPTSFLIPENKTRFLTSRLMEAATVFAKDEQVQSALTNSIFEPKLYLTYNREAARW
- a CDS encoding DUF350 domain-containing protein, producing the protein MINFTETAELYYGMLYIILGIAVLALSKVIVNLMSPYKINKELVHSDNQALGVTLAGYYAGVVIIFLGAVIGENEAETATFGSLFLEAVIDLGYAVFGIFALNLCRKVVDMAILYKFSTVKEIITDRNIGTGAVEAGAMIATALMIAGAINGAGSLLSTLVFFVLGMGLLILFSHFHAFLTPYDDHDEIEKDNVAAGAYLGFSLVALGIIVLKATAGDFISWGYNLSWFAGYAIIGFLGLAVLQKLILTVFLPGANIEEEISRDRNMNIAWIGGTMSIGVAALIFFLL
- a CDS encoding S-adenosylmethionine decarboxylase, whose amino-acid sequence is MELGKDLQMAEGTVFHAALSFTNVGADLGDKKLLQKVAERIVEHFRLDVVDVHWHYYSPIGITGVYVLQQSSLTLHTWPEFNKLVIDVTTCGAEVDLEIILPELKAELATDTVRLSAEVL
- a CDS encoding HNH endonuclease signature motif containing protein, with translation MSIKLTTIKRLFAASSNQCAFPKCTAPIIVDGIVVGEMCHIKARRKNGPRYDATLSAADKDGYDNLLLLCETCHKLIDANPERYSSEVLTKLKHQHEESGICEITPQQAHDAQLLLQAFTKQSRTSAKATGQGVAIAINGDVKAPITVNQAASRKPPTSKYPKNAIGADANMAGYVDYLFGLGIDYWKNTPNMTAGRLGKKIKTKFRLKTRTRNHISVERFQELVNFIINDILKPSPVGKRHLREGTKLCRTFSEWRYGSM
- a CDS encoding thrombospondin type 3 repeat-containing protein, whose protein sequence is MKKRLWFNGWMVSDMACWKMLLLVPVVCLFTLHLGASGAWAEVEKVATGSHHTVIIKSDGSLWAWGNNDYGQLGDGTKLNKNSPVQIGTESDWQKVAAGYSHTVAMKTDGSLWAWGYNWYGQLGDGSSGATAQKNSPVRIGVDTDWQDIAAGKHHTLALKTDGSLWAWGWNYYGQLGSGTTDNQNNPMRIDTDDTPWQNITAGYGHTVALKADGRLWAWGRNSYGQLGDGSTDNRSTPVQINGETDWRMVVAGESYTLALKNDNSLWGWGFNGYSTLGNVTRSNKINPVQIGTDADWRAVSAGTYHIAALKTDGSIWTWGNNIYCQLGNGTVGDSESSPIQIGSDVDWQMVAATSYHTVALKSDGSFWAWGWNSSGQLGDGTGGNKTSPVHIGSDTDWKNMAAGIWHTIALKTDDSLWAWGSGGVGRLGDGSGNGKSSPVQIGIDIDWHIVTAGWFHTVGLKSDGSLWAWGSNNYGQLGDGIISTRYTPVQIGTDIDWQLVSAGQYYTVALMSDRTLWAWGYNSSGQLGDGSTTQRNNPVHIGEDNDWEEVTAGYVHTVALKTDGSLYAWGHNGAGQLGDGTTTQKNSPVRVGTDTDWHTVEVGDWHTVALKTDGSLWAWGFNKYGQLGDGTTDNRNSPVQMGTDTDWQAVAAGGDHTVALKTDGTLWAWGFNDSGQLGDGTTMQRNSAVQIGTDTDWQTVIAGRDYTVALKMDGSLWTWGDNATGQLGDGTAWRESPVQIIWPDSDSYVVTPSAGTGGSISPDTPQTVNHGATMTFTVLSDSGYIVDKVEGCGGILSGSTYTTAPISEDCEVTASFTPHTSRNGMTWGVYSYNADLDITKVDCYGEIGPNRGPCNPYQGDSSCSVLLPVLCVQVDGSTRPPYEPPPAGGGMNKEYYTGWVEGTAELTTPVQGNAFATLDDVNAYCEAQLGPGYRVAEFHDGRWVYGMDENNFYGDTWPQNTRSGGWGFYAPGQISNDSRFWVDINDQNANCWSRTAAATWSLSVNSSGMPGVAITGNPSAYSGTTNYSKTNIPSGTVITLTAPAAGSANTSFSSWSGCDATNAAARTCTVTMSEHKAVTAHFVLTRYTVTPSAGEHGSISPDAEQIVDYGQTASFTITPDTWYVIASVGGCNGTLDGNTYTTGEIIGDCEVTATFVLSDQDADGIPDISDNCPLLANPDQADWDGDGEGDICDEDDDGDSVADLSDQCPETAPGDVVDATGCSLAQLCPCEGPRGTDNEWKNHGAYVSTVARTARSFLAAGLITEAEKNEIVSATAQSGCGGNRGKPAKKGEK